A stretch of the Aphis gossypii isolate Hap1 chromosome 2, ASM2018417v2, whole genome shotgun sequence genome encodes the following:
- the LOC114120427 gene encoding uncharacterized protein LOC114120427 has product MNKTILSIVVGVVFFLALPGSYSNANVCTISENNFNVYRKISNKELVTISNETDQCKFNPTDNYYIRDTYRTRNLNIRSERRRIIVDGKEQERRVWVRIDDKRKGRLTRSESLPNIRRERIRNARERDNDIRGILPQRALERNGRKILEHRSDERIFRREVRDRQHDVQINRDNIDRRSRTVHTRQNGMVAIKDKDEASSWPFSNFVQSAIGVLGLYYFGMHSKNIK; this is encoded by the exons ATGAATAAGAC gatTCTATCAATCGTAGTTGGCGTCGTTTTCTTCTTGGCTCTTCCTGGCTCATATTCGAATGCAAACGTGTGCACGATTTcggaaaataattt taatgtttatcgaaaaatatcaaacaaggAATTGGTGACGATTTCAAACGAGACCGatcaatgtaaatttaatccTACAGACAACTATTACATTAGAGATACGTACAGGACTAGAAATTTGAACATACGATCTGAGAGACGTAGGATTATTGTGGACGGTAAAGAACAAGAGCGCAGAGTTTGGGTTAGAATTGACGATAAAAGAAAGGGCAGATTGACAAGATCGGAATCATTGCCTAATATCCGTCGCGAACGAATTCGAAATGCAAGAGAGAGAGATAATGACATAAGAGGTATTCTTCCCCAACGAGCTTTGGAACGGAATGGTAGAAAGATTTTGGAACATCGTTCTGATGAAAGAATTTTTAGACGCGAAGTAAGAGATAGACAACACGATGTGCAAATAAACCGAGATAACATAGACAGAAGAAGCAGGACAGTGCACACCAGACAG aaTGGTATGGTTGCCATTAAAGACAAAGACGAAGCGTCTTCGtg GCCATTCTCAAATTTTGTTCAATCAGCAATTGGTGTTCTCGGACTTTACTATTTTGGGATGCACAGTAAAAACATTAAGTAA
- the LOC114120426 gene encoding interaptin-like, whose amino-acid sequence MCNVDSLISEMEKLLVSGREDCNIQDIIGDSAGKNIDDLLIEADKIIGETLPFFQTYSNTNKVKSSKDCKSIPNDTKIILAQPQFKRNDTKKVIFNLKNNSPSISIPEKRSKTSKTYGKLIINKHIKEEERKNHNIHSSSLKKCTAELKIIDPDIKFIKSHFEVSSSMLENHNRLQIMCNRHDKFANNSKTQDQINKLKMEEELKYYKLKNNELEKNLIIKEQEIHNLEKRYQQLSQYCECFLKKNIEETLKSYDFQLNELIERNMTRESQLHIIIGNLLEEIGQSHIQCNIKLSEKNKQIHNYLDQIETILDNVYKFKNINRKI is encoded by the exons atgtgcaATGTGGATTCATTAATTTCAGAGATGGAAAAATTGTTAGTATCTGGTAGAGAGGACTGTAATATCCAAGACATTATAG GAGATTCTGcaggtaaaaatattgatgatttgTTGATTGAagctgataaaataattggtgAAACACTTCCTTTTTTCCAAACatattcaaatacaaataaagttaaatcatCAAAGGACTGTAAAAGTATACCAAatgatactaaaattatattagcgCAGCCTCAGTTTAAAAGGaatgatacaaaaaaagttatttttaatttaaaaaataattctccaAGTATTTCAATTCCAGAGAAACGTTCGAAAACATCAAAAACTTATG gaaaattaattataaataagcatATTAAAGAAGAGGAaagaaaaaaccataatattcatTCTTCATCcttgaaaaaatgtacagcTGAGCTAAAA ATTATTGATCCTGacataaagtttataaaatctcATTTTGAAGTAAGTTCATCTATGTTGGAAAATCACAATCGGCTACAAATTATGTGTAACAGACATGATAAATTtgctaataatagtaaaacacaggaccaaattaataaattaaaaatggaagaagaattaaaatattataaa ttaaaaaataacgagcttgaaaaaaatcttataatcaAAGAACAAGAAATTCACAATTTGGAAAAACGCTATCAGCAATTAAGTCAGTATTGTgaatgttttttgaaaaaaaat atcgAAGAGACATTAAAAAGTTACGATTTCCAATTAAATGAACTAATTGAACGCAATATGACTAGAGAATCacagttacatattataattggtaATCTCCTTGAAGAAATAGGACAATCACATATTCAGTGCAATATAAAactatcagaaaaaaataaacaaatacacaattatCTTGATCAAATAGAAACAATACttgataatgtttataaatttaaaaatattaatagaaaaatataa
- the LOC114120425 gene encoding carboxypeptidase B-like yields MDGCYRVLYCVITLLALATLTICLENNDQHRDVEEKITYNGDQVLRVETVNSKQRKKIKELENQGLIEKWFTNTTSVDIMVKKDNSEIVKNTLKNGSLLFDVFIDDIQRAINEENPPINEDESELSGRQGHNLTFERYHKIHDINKYIDYLSQEYPDIVEIETIGKSYENVPLRVIRIKPDQNATDVKAIWIDGGIHAREWIAVSSVLYLINELVYNRDSLESHMKNIEFHIIPILNPDGYKYSHEKERLWRKNRNKQSANSCIGADLNRNWDYHWGETGASKYSCAEIYRGVKASSERETQAVVQYIMKNPNKFKGFLTFHSYGQYILYPWGYAKRVPSDHKEVHRVGQAMATAIKKATSNEYTVGNSATLLYPAAGASDDWAKGVAKIKYAYTVELKDTGKYGFILPPSEILSTGKEAFVAVSTLANEISSEK; encoded by the exons ATGGATGGTTGTTACAGAGTGCTTTACTGTGTGATTACACTTTTAGCTTTAGCAACATTAACAATATGTTTAGAGAATAATGATCAACATCGAGAtgtagaagaaaaaataacttataatggaGACCAAGTACTTAGAGTTGAAACAGTGAACTCTAAGcaaaggaaaaaaatcaaGGAACTAGAAAATCAAGgat tgATTGAAAAATGGTTTACCAATACTACATCAGTAGatataatggtaaaaaaagACAATTcagaaattgtaaaaaacacACTGAAaaatggatcattattatttgatgtttttattgatGACATACAAAGAGCAATCAATGAAGAAAATCCTCCAATAAATGAAGATGAATCAGAATTATCTGGAAGACAag gaCATAATTTGACATTTGAACGTTACCATAAGatacatgatataaataaatatattgattacttATCTCAAGAATATCCAGATATAGTAGAAATTGAAACTATCGGTAAATCATATGAGAATGTCCCATTAAGAGTGATACGAATTAAGCCAGATCAAAATGCAACTGATGTAAAAGCTATATGGATTGATGGAGGAATACATGCTCGAGAATGGATTGCAGTGTCTTcagtgttatatttaataaatgaattggTATATAACAGAGATTCATTGGAATctcatatgaaaaatattgaatttcacATAATACCAATTTTAAATCCTGATGG ttacaaATATTCACATGAAAAGGAACGCCTATGGCGTAAAAACCGAAACAAGCAATCGGCGAATTCGTGTATAGGAGCAGATTTGAATCGTAACTGGGATTATCACTGGGGAGAGACTGGTGCTAGTAAATACTCATGTGCAGAAATATACAGAGGAGTAAAAGCTAGTTCTGAACGTGAAACCCAAGCAGTGGTtcagtatattatgaaaaatccaaataaatttaaa GGATTTCTGACATTCCATAGTTATGGACAATACATCTTATATCCATGGGGCTATGCCAAACGGGTACCATCAGATCACAAAGAAGTACATCGTGTAGGCCAGGCTATGGCTACAGCTATCAAAAAGGCTACATCAAATGAGTATACTGTCGGAAACAGTGCAACACTTTTATACCCAGCAGCAG gtGCATCTGATGATTGGGCTAAAGGAgttgcaaaaattaaatatgcatacaCTGTAGAATTGAAAGATACAGGAAAATATGGATTCATCTTACCACCATCTGAAATATTATCTACTGGAAAAGAAGCATTTGTAGCAGTCTCAACACTAGCTAATGAAATAAGTTCAGAAAAgtaa
- the LOC114120482 gene encoding intraflagellar transport protein 56 isoform X3, which yields MLIYKNHSKNSGIKHLFVNLACCYFYLGMYPEAEEVLGKSDISDVKIRLQFHLSHKQGDEKKLMEYHELLADVVEDQLSLAAIHYLRSHYQEAIDIYKKLMINNRHFLALNVYMALCYYKLDFYDVSQEILDVYMKKYPDSMILTNLKACNLYKLYDGKAAESELKNLIARRSSTFKFCEDLIKHNMVVFREGEGALQVLPALVDILPEARLNLVIYYLKQGENEEAYELIKDLEPAIPQEYILKAIVNVVVGQEKGDTKQIDNGQSLFNMVGSSSSECDTIPGRQCMASSLFLEGRYDEVSLYLSSIKSYFSNDDSFNFNFAQVKLSLGEYKEAEEMYLQVKSNKIRDSFIYINHLTHCFIMNKKSQSAWDLYLKIENSQDSLIILQSIANDCYKTNQFWQSAKAFDMLERLDLLPEYWEGKRGACAGIFQQIVLGNQPQDQIADVIHLLRNSANPQVEQMIKMMKKWAKNNKIVV from the exons ATGCTCATTTACAAAAATCATAGCAAAAATTCAggaataaaacatttgtttgTCAATTTAGCTTgttgctatttttatttaggcaTGTATCCAGAGGCTGaagaa GTATTGGGCAAGTCCGATATTTCCGACGTAAAAATTAGATTGCAATTTCATTTATCACATAAACAAGGTGACGAAAAAAAGCTCATGGAATATCATGAACTTTTAGCGGATGTAGTTGAAGATCAATTATCATTAGCAGCTATACATTATCTTAGATCGCATTATCAAGAAgctattgatatatataaaaagttaatgataaataatcg aCATTTTTTGGCACTGAATGTTTATATGGctctatgttattataaattagatttttatgacGTATCTCAAGAAATTTTAGatgtttatatgaaaaaatatccaGATTCTAtgatattaactaatttaaaagcttgtaatttgtataaattatacgatgGTAAAGCTGCTGAATCGGAATTGAAAAATCTTATT gcGAGAAGATCATCAACATTCAAGTTTTGTGAAGATTTGATTAAACATAACATGGTTGTTTTCCGCGAAGGAGAAGGCGCTTTACAAGTGTTGCCAGCGCTAGTTGATATCCTTCCAGAAGCACGTCTTAAtttggtaatatattatttgaagcaAGGAGAAAATGAAGAAGCCTATGAGTTAATCAAAGATTTGGAACCAGCTATTCCCCAAGAATATATCTTAAAAGCTATTGTTAATGTAGTTGTTGGTCAAGAAAAGGgagat acTAAGCAAATTGATAATGGACAGAGTTTATTCAATATGGTGGGAAGTAGTTCCAGTGAATGTGACACAATACCAGGTCGGCAATGCATGGCTTCCTCTTTATTTTTAGAAGGGCGTTATGACGAAGTTAGCTTATATCTAAGTTCAATAAAGAGCTATTTCTCCAATGAcgatagttttaattttaattttgctcag gttaAATTATCGCTAGGTGAGTACAAGGAAGCAGAAGAGATGTATTTACAAGTAAAAAGCAACAAAATACGAgatagttttatttacataaaccaTTTAACACATTGTt ttattatgaataaaaaatcacaGTCAGCATGggatttatatttgaaaattgaaaattcacaAGATTCATTGATAATATTGCAGTCGATTGCAAATGattgttataaaactaatCAGTTTTGGCAATCAGCCAAAGCATTTGATATGCTCGAAAGATTAGATTTATTACCTGAATATTGGGAAGGAAAACGAGGAGCTTGTGCCGGCATATTTCAACAAATTGTTCTTGGCAATCAACCACA agaTCAGATAGCtgatgttatacatttattaagaaaCTCGGCAAATCCTCAAGTTgaacaaatgataaaaatgatgaagAAATGGgcgaaaaataacaaaatagttgtttag
- the LOC114120482 gene encoding intraflagellar transport protein 56 isoform X4, producing MILSRVKPAVEQQLEKTKPVNHKITAKDFIEKRDYTGALTILKFDIEKSKQDVELELWLAYCYFHLGDYNNAMLIYKNHSKNSGIKHLFVNLACCYFYLGMYPEAEEVLGKSDISDVKIRLQFHLSHKQGDEKKLMEYHELLADVVEDQLSLAAIHYLRSHYQEAIDIYKKLMINNRHFLALNVYMALCYYKLDFYDVSQEILDVYMKKYPDSMILTNLKACNLYKLYDGKAAESELKNLIARRSSTFKFCEDLIKHNMVVFREGEGALQVLPALVDILPEARLNLVIYYLKQGENEEAYELIKDLEPAIPQEYILKAIVNVVVGQEKGDTKQIDNGQSLFNMVGSSSSECDTIPVIMNKKSQSAWDLYLKIENSQDSLIILQSIANDCYKTNQFWQSAKAFDMLERLDLLPEYWEGKRGACAGIFQQIVLGNQPQDQIADVIHLLRNSANPQVEQMIKMMKKWAKNNKIVV from the exons ATG attcTATCACGTGTAAAACCGGCGGTAGAACAGCAATTAGAGAAAACTAAACCAGTAAATCATAAGATAACCGCTAAGGATTTCATAGAGAAAAGGGATTATACTGGTGCtttaaccattttaaaa tttgatatagaaaaatcaaaacaagaTGTGGAATTAGAACTATGGCTagcatattgttattttcatttaggTGATTATAATAACGCAATGCTCATTTACAAAAATCATAGCAAAAATTCAggaataaaacatttgtttgTCAATTTAGCTTgttgctatttttatttaggcaTGTATCCAGAGGCTGaagaa GTATTGGGCAAGTCCGATATTTCCGACGTAAAAATTAGATTGCAATTTCATTTATCACATAAACAAGGTGACGAAAAAAAGCTCATGGAATATCATGAACTTTTAGCGGATGTAGTTGAAGATCAATTATCATTAGCAGCTATACATTATCTTAGATCGCATTATCAAGAAgctattgatatatataaaaagttaatgataaataatcg aCATTTTTTGGCACTGAATGTTTATATGGctctatgttattataaattagatttttatgacGTATCTCAAGAAATTTTAGatgtttatatgaaaaaatatccaGATTCTAtgatattaactaatttaaaagcttgtaatttgtataaattatacgatgGTAAAGCTGCTGAATCGGAATTGAAAAATCTTATT gcGAGAAGATCATCAACATTCAAGTTTTGTGAAGATTTGATTAAACATAACATGGTTGTTTTCCGCGAAGGAGAAGGCGCTTTACAAGTGTTGCCAGCGCTAGTTGATATCCTTCCAGAAGCACGTCTTAAtttggtaatatattatttgaagcaAGGAGAAAATGAAGAAGCCTATGAGTTAATCAAAGATTTGGAACCAGCTATTCCCCAAGAATATATCTTAAAAGCTATTGTTAATGTAGTTGTTGGTCAAGAAAAGGgagat acTAAGCAAATTGATAATGGACAGAGTTTATTCAATATGGTGGGAAGTAGTTCCAGTGAATGTGACACAATACCAG ttattatgaataaaaaatcacaGTCAGCATGggatttatatttgaaaattgaaaattcacaAGATTCATTGATAATATTGCAGTCGATTGCAAATGattgttataaaactaatCAGTTTTGGCAATCAGCCAAAGCATTTGATATGCTCGAAAGATTAGATTTATTACCTGAATATTGGGAAGGAAAACGAGGAGCTTGTGCCGGCATATTTCAACAAATTGTTCTTGGCAATCAACCACA agaTCAGATAGCtgatgttatacatttattaagaaaCTCGGCAAATCCTCAAGTTgaacaaatgataaaaatgatgaagAAATGGgcgaaaaataacaaaatagttgtttag
- the LOC114120482 gene encoding intraflagellar transport protein 56 isoform X1 — MILSRVKPAVEQQLEKTKPVNHKITAKDFIEKRDYTGALTILKFDIEKSKQDVELELWLAYCYFHLGDYNNAMLIYKNHSKNSGIKHLFVNLACCYFYLGMYPEAEEVLGKSDISDVKIRLQFHLSHKQGDEKKLMEYHELLADVVEDQLSLAAIHYLRSHYQEAIDIYKKLMINNRHFLALNVYMALCYYKLDFYDVSQEILDVYMKKYPDSMILTNLKACNLYKLYDGKAAESELKNLIARRSSTFKFCEDLIKHNMVVFREGEGALQVLPALVDILPEARLNLVIYYLKQGENEEAYELIKDLEPAIPQEYILKAIVNVVVGQEKGDTKQIDNGQSLFNMVGSSSSECDTIPGRQCMASSLFLEGRYDEVSLYLSSIKSYFSNDDSFNFNFAQVKLSLGEYKEAEEMYLQVKSNKIRDSFIYINHLTHCFIMNKKSQSAWDLYLKIENSQDSLIILQSIANDCYKTNQFWQSAKAFDMLERLDLLPEYWEGKRGACAGIFQQIVLGNQPQDQIADVIHLLRNSANPQVEQMIKMMKKWAKNNKIVV, encoded by the exons ATG attcTATCACGTGTAAAACCGGCGGTAGAACAGCAATTAGAGAAAACTAAACCAGTAAATCATAAGATAACCGCTAAGGATTTCATAGAGAAAAGGGATTATACTGGTGCtttaaccattttaaaa tttgatatagaaaaatcaaaacaagaTGTGGAATTAGAACTATGGCTagcatattgttattttcatttaggTGATTATAATAACGCAATGCTCATTTACAAAAATCATAGCAAAAATTCAggaataaaacatttgtttgTCAATTTAGCTTgttgctatttttatttaggcaTGTATCCAGAGGCTGaagaa GTATTGGGCAAGTCCGATATTTCCGACGTAAAAATTAGATTGCAATTTCATTTATCACATAAACAAGGTGACGAAAAAAAGCTCATGGAATATCATGAACTTTTAGCGGATGTAGTTGAAGATCAATTATCATTAGCAGCTATACATTATCTTAGATCGCATTATCAAGAAgctattgatatatataaaaagttaatgataaataatcg aCATTTTTTGGCACTGAATGTTTATATGGctctatgttattataaattagatttttatgacGTATCTCAAGAAATTTTAGatgtttatatgaaaaaatatccaGATTCTAtgatattaactaatttaaaagcttgtaatttgtataaattatacgatgGTAAAGCTGCTGAATCGGAATTGAAAAATCTTATT gcGAGAAGATCATCAACATTCAAGTTTTGTGAAGATTTGATTAAACATAACATGGTTGTTTTCCGCGAAGGAGAAGGCGCTTTACAAGTGTTGCCAGCGCTAGTTGATATCCTTCCAGAAGCACGTCTTAAtttggtaatatattatttgaagcaAGGAGAAAATGAAGAAGCCTATGAGTTAATCAAAGATTTGGAACCAGCTATTCCCCAAGAATATATCTTAAAAGCTATTGTTAATGTAGTTGTTGGTCAAGAAAAGGgagat acTAAGCAAATTGATAATGGACAGAGTTTATTCAATATGGTGGGAAGTAGTTCCAGTGAATGTGACACAATACCAGGTCGGCAATGCATGGCTTCCTCTTTATTTTTAGAAGGGCGTTATGACGAAGTTAGCTTATATCTAAGTTCAATAAAGAGCTATTTCTCCAATGAcgatagttttaattttaattttgctcag gttaAATTATCGCTAGGTGAGTACAAGGAAGCAGAAGAGATGTATTTACAAGTAAAAAGCAACAAAATACGAgatagttttatttacataaaccaTTTAACACATTGTt ttattatgaataaaaaatcacaGTCAGCATGggatttatatttgaaaattgaaaattcacaAGATTCATTGATAATATTGCAGTCGATTGCAAATGattgttataaaactaatCAGTTTTGGCAATCAGCCAAAGCATTTGATATGCTCGAAAGATTAGATTTATTACCTGAATATTGGGAAGGAAAACGAGGAGCTTGTGCCGGCATATTTCAACAAATTGTTCTTGGCAATCAACCACA agaTCAGATAGCtgatgttatacatttattaagaaaCTCGGCAAATCCTCAAGTTgaacaaatgataaaaatgatgaagAAATGGgcgaaaaataacaaaatagttgtttag
- the LOC114120482 gene encoding intraflagellar transport protein 56 isoform X2 produces MILSRVKPAVEQQLEKTKPVNHKITAKDFIEKRDYTGALTILKFDIEKSKQDVELELWLAYCYFHLGDYNNAMLIYKNHSKNSGIKHLFVNLACCYFYLGMYPEAEEVLGKSDISDVKIRLQFHLSHKQGDEKKLMEYHELLADVVEDQLSLAAIHYLRSHYQEAIDIYKKLMINNRHFLALNVYMALCYYKLDFYDVSQEILDVYMKKYPDSMILTNLKACNLYKLYDGKAAESELKNLIARRSSTFKFCEDLIKHNMVVFREGEGALQVLPALVDILPEARLNLVIYYLKQGENEEAYELIKDLEPAIPQEYILKAIVNVVVGQEKGDTKQIDNGQSLFNMVGSSSSECDTIPGRQCMASSLFLEGRYDEVSLYLSSIKSYFSNDDSFNFNFAQVKLSLVIMNKKSQSAWDLYLKIENSQDSLIILQSIANDCYKTNQFWQSAKAFDMLERLDLLPEYWEGKRGACAGIFQQIVLGNQPQDQIADVIHLLRNSANPQVEQMIKMMKKWAKNNKIVV; encoded by the exons ATG attcTATCACGTGTAAAACCGGCGGTAGAACAGCAATTAGAGAAAACTAAACCAGTAAATCATAAGATAACCGCTAAGGATTTCATAGAGAAAAGGGATTATACTGGTGCtttaaccattttaaaa tttgatatagaaaaatcaaaacaagaTGTGGAATTAGAACTATGGCTagcatattgttattttcatttaggTGATTATAATAACGCAATGCTCATTTACAAAAATCATAGCAAAAATTCAggaataaaacatttgtttgTCAATTTAGCTTgttgctatttttatttaggcaTGTATCCAGAGGCTGaagaa GTATTGGGCAAGTCCGATATTTCCGACGTAAAAATTAGATTGCAATTTCATTTATCACATAAACAAGGTGACGAAAAAAAGCTCATGGAATATCATGAACTTTTAGCGGATGTAGTTGAAGATCAATTATCATTAGCAGCTATACATTATCTTAGATCGCATTATCAAGAAgctattgatatatataaaaagttaatgataaataatcg aCATTTTTTGGCACTGAATGTTTATATGGctctatgttattataaattagatttttatgacGTATCTCAAGAAATTTTAGatgtttatatgaaaaaatatccaGATTCTAtgatattaactaatttaaaagcttgtaatttgtataaattatacgatgGTAAAGCTGCTGAATCGGAATTGAAAAATCTTATT gcGAGAAGATCATCAACATTCAAGTTTTGTGAAGATTTGATTAAACATAACATGGTTGTTTTCCGCGAAGGAGAAGGCGCTTTACAAGTGTTGCCAGCGCTAGTTGATATCCTTCCAGAAGCACGTCTTAAtttggtaatatattatttgaagcaAGGAGAAAATGAAGAAGCCTATGAGTTAATCAAAGATTTGGAACCAGCTATTCCCCAAGAATATATCTTAAAAGCTATTGTTAATGTAGTTGTTGGTCAAGAAAAGGgagat acTAAGCAAATTGATAATGGACAGAGTTTATTCAATATGGTGGGAAGTAGTTCCAGTGAATGTGACACAATACCAGGTCGGCAATGCATGGCTTCCTCTTTATTTTTAGAAGGGCGTTATGACGAAGTTAGCTTATATCTAAGTTCAATAAAGAGCTATTTCTCCAATGAcgatagttttaattttaattttgctcag gttaAATTATCGCTAG ttattatgaataaaaaatcacaGTCAGCATGggatttatatttgaaaattgaaaattcacaAGATTCATTGATAATATTGCAGTCGATTGCAAATGattgttataaaactaatCAGTTTTGGCAATCAGCCAAAGCATTTGATATGCTCGAAAGATTAGATTTATTACCTGAATATTGGGAAGGAAAACGAGGAGCTTGTGCCGGCATATTTCAACAAATTGTTCTTGGCAATCAACCACA agaTCAGATAGCtgatgttatacatttattaagaaaCTCGGCAAATCCTCAAGTTgaacaaatgataaaaatgatgaagAAATGGgcgaaaaataacaaaatagttgtttag